In the Mya arenaria isolate MELC-2E11 chromosome 11, ASM2691426v1 genome, one interval contains:
- the LOC128209990 gene encoding uncharacterized protein LOC128209990: protein MSGRDWEQDDVRLNNYNGEYEPRMLQHSVNNLRLILERQTSVTWQRISQKTGLYDNRAQDVWGRHSTYFSESDLPKHREAGEQYGQQVDGNYESGDVGGEDFRPTAAGQRATASPPDDHSLKTASDSGAGELFVLDYKGTSDKASTSSTTSDSKADKEKKIEHIHAGYHDNGHENSSKKPEDLEDSATTQSESAKDVGDSANTKETLNPDSNTTITSVDSECMIVGVTDGQEVYTVSDEDNVDEDLVIVEGVEGTEVEEGELVEDKPQHDDVVVSIDIEKSNEDEPGSNVKNVEVNRCYKCDLCDFQQADRQLMEKHLQECGHYRATAYMATLSGELVSSWTPPLSFKVGRPFTSKLVVCVSCRANFKTIHECGMHYSLSHDSTHTQHKYGLSEVMQETLCTFPESCVCEVCGKVNHSHKEYMQHCLVSHHLPFTKVKKDHSTLFVCLHHDLLCQSFQDICHHLEQKHRKKGIKQYLVIQYSKSFETKDLLFSPLQRGQGLVKDSAMSKKHKLINTSYQELFTNTGTSRKSVFYKCDYCSVENEEEIAMRDHFKSAEHASASELSRSNSGEVVINTPSVIKYPPALFINTAIVCPAPDCYDVFINPFQCTEHYYKVHTGNEMGYGLATVEADTWFTYPIAKRYQECPVCKTSFKKLYQLDSHFKSTGHSYFSPRENCVTMLYCKYCCRCLSSFKNIVNHLKQAHGQQLWDQVNIRVFFLRKMKETVPMPPFSSDILGERNAVLSEIREMKKLKKEMGKSAKKKMSQKIREMRKMLK from the exons ATGTCGGGCAGGGACTGGGAGCAGGATGATGTACGTCTTAACAACTACAATGGGGAATATGAGCCAAG GATGCTACAACACTCTGTCAACAACCTGCGCTTAATACTGGAGAGACAGACCTCGGTGACTTGGCAGAGGATTTCCCAGAAAACTGGGTTGTATGATAACAGGGCTCAGGATGTGTGGGGGAGGCACTCGACATACTTCTCAGAGTCAGATCTTCCCAAGCACAGGGAGGCAGGGGAGCAGTATGGACAACAAGTTGATGGGAACTATGAAAGTGGAGATGTTGGAG GTGAAGATTTTAGACCCACAGCTGCTGGACAGAGAGCTACAGCCAGCCCTCCAGATGACCACAGCCTTAAGACAGCTTCAGATTCTGGGGCTGGGGAACTGTTTGTTCTGGACTACAAGGGAACCTCAGACAAGGCCAGCACAAGTTCCACTACGTCAGATTCAAAAGCAGACAAAGAGAAAAAAATCGAGCATATACATGCAGGATATCACGATAATGGACATGAGAACTCTAGCAAGAAACCTGAAGATCTAGAAGACTCAGCTACCACACAATCAGAAAGTGCAAAAGATGTTGGAGATTCAGCTAACACCAAGGAGACGCTCAATCCTGAttccaacaccaccatcacctcaGTTGACTCTGAATGTATGATTGTAGGAGTCACAGATGGGCAGGAGGTTTATACAGTGTCAGATGAGGATAATGTGGATGAAGATTTAGTAATTGTAGAGGGCGTTGAAGGAACAGAAGTGGAAGAAGGTGAACTGGTTGAAGACAAGCCTCAACATGATGATGTTGTAGTCTCAATTGACATTGAAAAGAGTAATGAGGATGAACCTGGTTCGAATGTAAAAAACGTAGAAGTTAACCGTTGTTATAAGTGTGATCTTTGTGACTTTCAACAGGCAGATAGGCAGTTAATGGAGAAACACCTTCAGGAATGTGGCCACTATAGAGCAACAGCATACATGGCAACATTGTCAGGAGAACTGGTGTCATCCTGGACACCACCATTGTCGTTCAAAGTTGGGCGTCCATTTACCAGCAAGCTTGTTGTCTGTGTGTCATGCAGAGCAAATTTCAAAACCATTCATGAATGTGGAATGCATTACAGCCTCAGCCATGACAGTACTCATACCCAGCACAAGTATGGCCTGAGTGAAGTGATGCAAGAAACACTGTGTACGTTCCCAGAGAGCTGCGTGTGCGAAGTGTGTGGCAAGGTGAACCATTCCCACAAGGAATACATGCAACACTGCCTTGTATCCCATCACTTACCTTTCACTAAAGTGAAAAAGGACCATTCCACCTTGTTTGTCTGTTTGCACCATGATTTGCTCTGTCAATCATTCCAGGATATCTGTCACCATTTGGAACAAAAGCACAGAAAAAAGGGTATTAAACAGTATCTGGTCATACAGTACTCCAAAAGTTTCGAAACAAAGGATCTGCTTTTTTCCCCGCTTCAGAGGGGACAGGGATTAGTCAAAGATTCGGCAATGTCCAAGAAACATAAACTCATCAATACATCATATCAGGAGCTGTTTACAAATACAGGTACAAGCAGAAAGTCAGTATTCTACAAATGTGATTACTGCAGTGTAGAAAACGAGGAAGAAATTGCAATGAGGGATCATTTTAAATCAGCAGAGCACGCCAGTGCGAGCGAGTTGTCACGTAGCAATTCAGGTGAAGTGGTCATCAACACCCCGTCTGTCATTAAATACCCCCCCGCTCTTTTTATCAACACTGCGATTGTTTGCCCCGCCCCAGATTGCTATGATGTGTTTATTAATCCGTTCCAATGTACAGAACACTACTACAAGGTCCATACTGGGAATGAAATGGGATATGGGCTCGCTACTGTAGAGGCAGATACTTGGTTTACTTACCCCATAGCAAAGAGATATCAAGAATGTCCAGTGTgcaaaacaagttttaaaaagcTGTATCAGCTGGATTCACACTTCAAGTCTACTGGCCATTCATATTTCTCACCAAGAGAGAATTGTGTTACCATGTTGTACTGCAAGTATTGTTGTCGCTGCCTTTCATCTTTCAAAAATATCGTGAACCATCTTAAGCAAGCTCATGGCCAACAGCTTTGGGACCAGGTAAACATCCGCGTGTTTTTCCTCAGAAAAATGAAGGAGACAGTTCCAATGCCACCGTTCAGTTCTGATATTCTAGGTGAGCGTAATGCCGTTTTATCGGAAATACGGGAAatgaagaaattgaaaaaagaaatggGAAAGTcagcaaagaaaaaaatgagccAAAAAATCCGGGAAATGAGAAAGATGCTCAAATAA